In Cumulibacter manganitolerans, one genomic interval encodes:
- a CDS encoding HIT family protein, which yields MSDPTADHFDRLWTPYRMAYIQGEGKPKHAGDLDGCPFCTIPSMSDEDGLIVARGDRVYAVLNKFPYNAGHLLIVPFRHVPDYTDIDVDEVAEYSAFTQKAMRVIREVSGPQGFNLGMNQGAVGGAGIAAHLHQHVIPRWGGDTNFMPVIASTRVLPQLLSDTRRLLAEAWAAEPYRGS from the coding sequence ATGAGCGACCCGACCGCGGACCACTTCGACCGGCTGTGGACGCCGTACCGGATGGCCTACATCCAGGGTGAGGGCAAGCCGAAGCACGCCGGCGACCTCGACGGCTGCCCGTTCTGCACGATCCCGTCGATGAGCGACGAGGACGGGCTGATCGTGGCGCGCGGCGACCGCGTGTACGCCGTCCTGAACAAGTTCCCGTACAACGCGGGCCACCTGCTCATCGTGCCGTTCCGGCACGTGCCGGACTACACCGACATCGACGTCGACGAGGTGGCCGAGTACAGCGCCTTCACCCAGAAGGCGATGCGGGTGATCCGCGAGGTGTCCGGACCGCAGGGCTTCAACCTCGGGATGAACCAGGGCGCCGTCGGCGGCGCGGGTATCGCGGCGCACCTGCACCAGCACGTCATTCCGCGCTGGGGCGGCGACACGAACTTCATGCCGGTCATCGCCTCGACCCGGGTGCTGCCGCAGCTGCTGAGCGACACCCGCCGGCTCCTGGCGGAGGCGTGGGCCGCCGAGCCGTATCGTGGCTCCTGA
- the pgsA gene encoding phosphatidylinositol phosphate synthase — protein sequence MLNDSPARDFFGRLFKPLGEALGNAGVHPNTVTVVGTLGTILAAFLLVGRGYLFAGCMVITFFVFLDLLDGAMARSTGKVSKFGAVLDATGDRLSDAALFGAIAYWYGIEVHDGWLLAAALSCLVLGQATSYVKARAEGVGIACNVGIAERAERLIIALVGLGLQGLGVPYVLDGALWLLTAISAYTVWQRLRHVYHVSAAELSEHAS from the coding sequence ATGCTCAACGACTCCCCAGCCAGAGACTTCTTCGGCCGGCTGTTCAAGCCCCTCGGTGAGGCCCTCGGCAACGCCGGTGTGCACCCGAACACCGTGACCGTCGTCGGGACGCTGGGGACCATCCTCGCGGCGTTCCTGCTCGTCGGTCGCGGCTACCTGTTCGCCGGGTGCATGGTCATCACGTTCTTCGTCTTCCTGGACCTGCTGGACGGCGCGATGGCGCGCTCGACCGGGAAGGTCTCCAAGTTCGGCGCGGTGCTCGACGCGACCGGCGACCGGTTGTCCGACGCGGCCCTGTTCGGGGCGATCGCCTACTGGTACGGCATCGAGGTGCACGACGGCTGGCTGCTCGCGGCCGCGCTGTCGTGCCTGGTGCTCGGGCAGGCGACGTCCTACGTCAAGGCGCGCGCCGAAGGGGTCGGCATCGCGTGCAACGTGGGCATCGCCGAGCGCGCTGAGCGGCTCATCATCGCCCTGGTCGGCCTGGGGCTCCAGGGGCTCGGCGTCCCGTACGTGCTCGACGGAGCCCTCTGGCTGCTCACCGCGATCTCGGCGTACACGGTCTGGCAGCGGCTGCGGCACGTCTACCACGTGAGCGCTGCCGAGCTCTCCGAGCACGCGTCGTGA